The following DNA comes from Triticum aestivum cultivar Chinese Spring chromosome 3D, IWGSC CS RefSeq v2.1, whole genome shotgun sequence.
ACAACCAAAAAAtgattttctgtaaaaaaaactaGAAATGATTTATTTTCTTGCTCTAATTCTAGTTTTTTTAATACAGACTACAAATCAACAATGCTTTTCACGCACTGCTATCTACATGCCAGGTTTGTTTCGGATTTTTTATTTATTATAGTCTCGTTTCTTTGAATCTTCATTCTGAGAAATAGAGAGCATCTGATCTCGGGTGTACAAAAACAACATTGTGTACTTTAGCACTTAGCAAGCACTTCACTAGACTTGAGGTTTATTTAGACTTGTATTAACAACTGAACAAGTATGGTAATTGAGCATTATGGATCACCATTGAGTTTCATACAAATCCACTTGCATTTCatcaatgagcaagaaaagaataTGTATATATGAAGGTAGTTGTTTATAGATGTCAGAATTTTTTACTTAAGCATCTTTTGGCCATGAGATAAGGtcgttacactagtagaaaacagggctttggtcacagggcagtattcacattagtcccggttcagtcacgaaccgggactaatgtgagcattcgtcctggttcgtgcggctaaggcattagtcccggttcacctgggccctttagtcccgattggtgccaccaaccgatactaatgggctctgaggcattagtaccggttcatggcacgaaccggtattaaaggtcccattttcaaactctaccaccACCCCCCCACCACCTTTTCAGTTttaggaaaaacaaaagaaaatgatggaaatgtcaaaaaaataaaataaaataagtttcccatgtgatatgtggtctagttgttgggaaaattaacaaatatgaattttgactttatttgcaaaatctctctggaatttgtaaaatgggcataacttttgcatacgaacttggatgaaaaagttttttatatgaaaaatcatctactcgaaaagttacatccgaatttaactgggggaaccccgttaaacattttcaaaatcctcaaaaacctaacaaaaaaattacggggcttttaagatctagagtggaaaaaatcaaaaaaaattcaaactgtggtcaaacaatagtcaaactaattattctagaatattagtgttactaaataattatttcagttattttgaattttggtcaaatctggtcaaactatggtcaaacaatggtcaaactaattattctagaatattagtgttactaaataattatttcagttattttgaattttggtcaaatctggtcaaactgtggtcaaacaatggtcaaactaattattcaagaaatattagtgttactaaataattattgttttttaaaacaatagtttcaaactcaaacagtgaaatgtgtgacttcatgctcaagcaaaattcctgagggttaataggattgacatcttactattgtcaggaaaacaacaagtgcagacatggaaacgagggagaatagaacccggaagttaagcgtgctcaggctgggggagtgggaggatgggtgaccgttcgggaagttagatgatttagaatgatgaggggtgattagagattagaggataaattgagcagtgatgaggggtgatgattagagattagagattaaaataattcagaaatttgaaaataaaaaaattcaaaaaatttcaaaaaaaaatcataaaatttcctttagtcccggttggtaaccaaccgggactaaaggggagaggcattagtaacgaccctttagtcccggttcaaaaaccgggactaaagggccttaccaaccgggacaaaagcccatttttctactagtgttatatCTTGTTATTGTTTACCTTCTATTTGCTACTGTACTTGTTAATATGTGGTCTTGTATTTACTTAGTTGAACATTAAGGCAGCATGCACTGAACTGGTACAGCCATATAAATATATAGAATACTTACTCCCTCCTTACATTTATATAGGgactaatgcgtttttcaagaccgcttttgactattgacaagtttaatagtacatgagatgcaTAATATGgcaattatatcattgaaagctcctttcacatacgaatttggtgttatgctttgtgtaagttgcatgtcatatattattgctctaacatttggtcaaagttagccacgaaaaatgtattaggccctgatatagatggaaggagggagtactatgtttgGTTTAATGGTTCAGTGCTTAAAAATGGTGGAGCTCTCAGCTATCCCACTTGTTTGTGTTAGGACTCTGCATAAGGAAATTATATTGTAGATGCCCAATCGTTTCCTTTCAGGAAAAGATACTGATTTACTATCGTTAACCCAAAACTGAAAACACCTTATTTATTGAAACAAGTTCATAGAAAGTAGGATATTGTTCATGTGTACTATCTACTATGGCAGAGCCAAAGATCACCCGGGACCAGGAGGTGCATGCCTGTACAGGTTGGTTAAATTTGATGTGTATTGTAGTGTTGTTAACACCCCTCAAAATGTATTTTTCTGCCATGGTAGTTTCAGACATCCATGTAGTTGTCTATTATGTAACTGTGATTAAGGACACTACAAAATAGAATATGGGTCAAGGGTTATCAGTTCGTGCAAGTTAAGTTACATGTATAAAATATGATTGCTAAGAAGCACGGAAGAATGAATGACAAGGATTCCCGAATGTTAGCAGACTGAACTGTTGGGTGAACTAAGATAAGGAAGACAAATAGATGGTCATTTTCATGTGCGTCAGTATCAATTTAACGACTTGGTCAGGTGATTAATTGCCTACAAAAATATtgtatctctccctaataataaagcatggattgactttgtcgggtttaccgtcacaatacgctttcttctcatgttaTAATACGCTTTTACAATTTGTATGGACAAAATCATAATATAAACAAGGTGGTACTAATAGCATGTTCGTCCGTCCGTCCGACCTGGTTCGTATATCGCACGTATCAACCCAATCCGTtccaaaaaaaaaccgatctatctcGACCAGCATACGGCTATCGCTCGATCCCGCTCGATCCGTTTCCGACCAGCATACGGCATCGGCGGGCTCCTCTCCGTGGTCAGGAGGCGCTGATCACCGTCAAGTGCGTGCACCCGGTGCGCGTCCGTGCAGTCAAGTCCGGCCGCTACAACACCAGCATCGACGCGTACGGGCGCTCCGCCTTGGTGGACGTGACGAGGAAAGGCGCTTCCTGCTCCTGGTGGACGTGCCGAGGGCCGGCAACGCGGACGACGTGACGCAGCTCGTGAAGGTGACCTGCACCTATCGCGACACGGCGACCGGACTGGTGCTGGACGTGGCCGGCGAGGACGTGGCGGTGCACAGGCCGGTGGAGCTGGCCAAGGACCAGCAGCCGTCCATGGACGTGGCGCGGGAGACATTTTGCGTGGAGGCGACGAAGGACATcgcggcggcgcgcgcggctgcGGAGCGCGGCGAGTACGCGGAGGCCGCGAGGATACTGGAGCGCAGGCGGGAGGCCCGACGACGCGAGGTGCAGGGCGCTGGTGGAGGAGCTGCGGGAGCTGAGCACCCGCGTGGTAAGCCGGCGGGAGTACGAGAAGTCGGGGCGCGCGTGCATCCTGACCGGCTACAGCTCCCACGCGCAGCAGCGCGCCGCGTCGGCCTTCGTGGCCGGTGCCGAGGGGTACGGTTGTCCCCAGCCAGCCGGGGTGGCTCCTGGCGCGGCGCCGTCGATTCTTGGTTTTGGAGCGGCTGGGGTGTACGCGACGCCGGCGATGCAGAGGATGGTTGCTGAAAACACGTGAGTTCATATTGTTGGCTAACATCAACCCTAGATCAAAACCATTGGTGGATTTCTCGATGCTCTGCTGTTTTTTCCTGCTCGTACAATTTATAGGTCAGGTGTGGTGAGGTGAAAATCTCCGCCCCGTTGGGATCCTGCCCGGATGTGGTAATGGTGGGTGAGGTGTTTCAGGCCCTTCGAACCGCGGCGTCGGCATCCATGTGATCCCTGCCTTTGCCGGCGATCTCTATCCCCCGTACAGTACCTTGATCTCTTGTTTGGGGTGGTTTATGGCTGAAACGAGTGTGAATGTGATGAGTCTGCATCTTGGTCATGGTTTTTTTCTCCGGTCATGGTTGTTTGAGTAAATTACTGGCTTACTGGCATCCTTTATGATCATTAGCATGTACAAGCGGAGTTTAATTCCATGCTTAGCTTGCAGATGCATATAATAAGTTATTAAATAAATTTGTACTTATAAGTTGCACAATGATATCATAATTGTAGTTACAGATGGTGGATTTAAGACAACTGACGTAGAGAAACAATAAGCCTCAAGGTCAACTCATATGCTAACAGGTGCTATATCACAAAGATTTACTATACCGTGTACTCATAATAAGTGTCGAAGAAGTGTATCATGTCTGAGCATAAATCATTGATAAGAATCTTCCATTTTTTTCCTTAGTGATATGATCATAGATGGCACAACTTACGCCTTGGGATAGTCGAGAAGTAGTTGTCCCAAGATATAGACCTTTTCAGCATACTTTTACCATTCATTTAGATGTCAATATTTTTTTAATACAAATAAGCATAGAGTACAAAAATATATTTTCATACAAATTTATTAACATATATCTGTCGCGATCATGGTGAAAAGAAATATAGGCGGCCACACGAGTGGGGGTTAAAATATAGGACATTGACCTGTGTATGGGTGGGGAGGGGGGAGGTGGTCTTAGCAATGCTTATTGAGGCTAGATGGTGTGTTAACtttttatcccgttgcaacgcacggacatttttGCTAATAACCAATCAAAGGATATTGCTTTTTTTGTAAATGCCTAGGATCAAGGGCATGTACCGCACATTCATCCCTCCACGTCATCTAAAGATGACAACAAAGAGATGTTGCAATGGTTTATTTCTCGGTATTATATATTTTAGTGATTAAAATTTAACTTAAAAACATGGGACTACGGAATGACTTCGTTAGATTGGAGAAAAATGTTCTCTTTTCCATGTACAAAATACGGATACGTTGATATAAGAGAAAACAAATTGTTGCTGCTCAGGATCGAGTAAATAGGGATACGTtgataaaaaagaaagagagaaaatgtGTTGCTGCCCAGGATCGAACTGGAGACCTTCAGTGTGTAAGACTGACGTGATAACCACTACACCACAGCAACTGTTGTTTATGTTTTACTGATTTAACTTATAAGTAATTATGCGTAATTGTCCTCTTCCCAGAAATCACATGTCCTGTATGCTCCGATCCATGCAGCTTCACCTTCGAAGTATCGCATTTTGTAGGGTTCGGAAAAGATGCTACACACTTGTTCCCTTAAGCTTAAGAGGGGCATCTTCAACATTTATACGataatactagtactccctccgttagaAAAATATATGACGTTTAAGCAGCTCAAATGGAGTACTAGTTGTTAGTAAATTTGTCACACAAGACACGAATGCTATGGCAAGAAAATAAATAGAGAAAGAGTAAGGAAGCTAATAATTAGTTTCGAGATGCAAAACGAGAGCAAACTTATAGCTTCCCTCACATCATACCGAACAATTTAGACACACTTCATTTCTTTAGAGTTGTATGGTGGGTTGTTGGTTAATTATATGAATAATTATACCAACAGAATAACacaaactactactactactaaaattaCTCTGAGCCTTCAGACGTATTTCTTGGGCGCCCTTGGATTGCTTGGCAATGATTGCCTGGAAGACTTGAACTGCTTCCACCATTGACATAGCTGAATCTTTCTGAAACACTGCCGAGTAGTATTTCGGTTGTTCGAATTTGTTTCAAAACGAGCACGAACGACTCGAGTTAAGGTCGACTCACAGGCTCACAGCAGATACAAAATAGTGACTGCATCTCTCAACAATATAATGTCATCCGGATCTTACAGCTTAGAGCCTCAGATCTGAACAAAATCGGCCATGTGCCCATGTCGAGTTGTTGTGTACAACTATGAGCTATAATACAAGTATTGTACATCCAAGAGGCAAGAAAACTAGTGCTATCTCCCTATAATCGGTGCGGCAATCATCTTGTCTACAACCCGGGTTTCATCTGGATTGACTGGCACCCGGTCACTCGCTGTCTGTATGGTGTATCCATGCATCGGGAATGGAAGAACGAGAATTGAAACTGAACATTCCATAGAGTGGGGTGGGCTGTCTGTAaacagaaaatgaaataaaaaacacAATTTAGGTCTTACAGTAAAGCAGATAATAAAATCAACATTGGCACAGAAATAACAAACTAAAATCAATATGGTAGCCACCAAATATAGATCCCAGAAATATATTGATGCACAAAACAACTTCTGGGGCAGCAGCATCCTGAAAGCAGTCACATTCCTGAGGCATTTTCAATATGCTCACTGTGAATTGTCTCTTCTTAATAGGGATTTGGCATATCTCCTTGATAGGAAATAAAATGAGCACATATATTCCCAACAATAGTATCCTGCAACTCAATCAGTGCACAAATGAGCTTGATAACTTACAAACTTATGAGATGTTCCAACTTCTGAATTTGCAAATTCCACGACGTCCTTGGTCAAATGAGGTGCGAATAGATTCCACCATATAGGATACAGAGGGAGATTCCAATAGCTCAATTTCCCGTTCCTGTTATTACAGAATGGTATAAATGCACGGAAGAAAGAAAATGCAACTATGCAAGTAACACACACAAAAAGACCAACTGTGCTTACCAGTTCAGCGAGTCGGTCTTCAAAGTTACTCTGGGAACTACTAGCTGGCATAAATACTTTCCTATATGCTTTCCTTAGGCTCCGTACCTTTGATGTTATGAAGAATCCATAACAATCTTATGAGAGAAAGATAATTTACTTGTGTGCAAACATTTAGCTAGTAGTGTTTAGGAACTAAAATCAAACCCTCCAGGAGTCCTTAAGAAAATGGTGCAGAAAGTAACGACAGTTCATGCTTATGGTGgtagtttaaaaaataaatccTACACCCTTTGTTTATGAATGCTTGGCACTTTTGACTAAGAATTCTGTGTAGAGAAATACATGATAGTCTCCGCTTCCTAATGCATGTATGGCCTAATGACCTATACAACTCTGCTCATGGCCCTCTGCTTGCATTGCCTcattgctcctgtttaggaatattATTATGGAAGGACATTCTAACCATGTATATCTAAATTGTGATTGCTTAGTATGTGTGACCTTGTAaatatgctaagtattcaagaACAGACGTACTAGTAACGATGATTTTCACATCATAATTCTTCGTGACTACTAGCAAAATCTATGACTAGTTTTAATGGGCGAAATTATCAGATGATGCATATGTCACAAAAAATATCCTCCCGATAACGCATTGAAGTAGTTTACTGTGAATTCGCAATAAATGGCATCATATGTCTATACAATTACCTATCAGTAAATGGGAGATGAGAAgtgaatagtactccctccgttccaaattactcgtcgtggttttagttcaactcTTTGATTCAAGTATCAAACGACGAAAGACAAGCACTGCAGGTATGATATCAATAAGGGCTCTaaattttagtaatatgagcaaaCCTCTTGGTCTGAGAAACCGTTGCGCCTGAGACCTTCAAGATTTAGACCACGAAGCTCTGCTCTATCACCTGCAACCATCGTGTATCTTGGAACATCTTGTGCAACCTGATTTAAATAGAAATGAATGAATACATAATCTACAGACAAAATATTCAAAGTTTAAACATTGTGAATTGCTTACAACTTAAAGGTGGTGGTAACAACAGTTCTAAGGCCGTTTAATTATTAGGGTTGCTCTCTACATAAAGCAGAACAGGTGCATCGATTCCAATTAAGCAATGAGCTAATCAAATATTCCAGAAATCCACAGAGCCCCACTTCCACCTCAGCGATTAGGCCCTGCTGGCAGATAGATGAGGTTGTATCATGCTAAAATGACATTTGACATGAGTGCCTCCATGCAGATATAATACTTCATAATTTTGTATGATCATGCACCTGTGCCTAGAAAAGCAACATCAGGTAAAGTGTACCATGTACACTGATTCTCTGACTTTAGCTCGCATACCTCGTTTTGTATTTACTATTTGCATTATCTATTAGTACAATTTGGCCGTGGGTAATGGAGAGGATTGATCAACAACTAAACCACATGACCTCAATATGAACTCTTTCCATAAGAATTATTCCAATACAAGGGAACACCTAAAGCACATGAATATTTATACTTTGCAGACCAAACATACCACAGAGCCTCCGCCTAGAAATGAGAATGATCCAATGTGACAAAATTGATGGACAACGACAGCCCCAGCAGTATGAGTGCAGTCCTGAAACAATAAAATCTTAACGATGCAGAAATGGGCTCTCGACTAAGAAAATGTGGAGGTTATTACAGTAAAATGATTACTCACTTCAACAATAACATGGCCACCAAATAGAGTATTATTAGCAAAGATGTTATTGCTACCAATCTTGCAGTCATGTGCTACATGGCAGGACCCCATTATGAGATTATTGTCACCAATAACCTATAAAAGAATACTTGCTCGTAAAAAGGGAGAAATGAGCTCAGCAAATATATTTGAATCATAGGGAACCTGAATACCGTGCAGTCACAAGATTTAGAAGATCGATGAATAGAGCAGTACTCTCTGATCTCATTGTTGTTACCAATGCGTAGAAAACATTCATCTCCTGGCTGAACAGGAGGAGAAGGGCATTAATGTTCTGCACAAAGCATAAGATTTCAAGTAACCAAATGAAATGCTAGTCATTCTGAATGTAAGTGTTCGTGTGTCAGCAAAAAACTGATTGACATCATTACACCAAAGTTGTCTTGAATAAGATTGCATGAACGGGAAACGCTAATCAAACACTGCACTATTTGACATCATTACACCAAAGTCAAGCTGCTGCTAACCTTATATTTGAGATCTTGACACTTAACACCAACCACAGCATAGTTCCCAATTACATTGTTTTCCCCAATAATTGTTCGTCCAGGTAGATCTGCACCAAGAATAGCACCACTGCCAGAAACTAAATTCCACAGTATGAATAGGAGTAAAAGTATGTTACTGGCATGTCATAGTTTCAAATATCTTAGAATTTGCAACATGGGCTATCCTGGAACTTTGCAAATTTCAGATGTGAGTACTGCTGGCTATAGTGTAACCGTTGACAATACCTAACTTACTTTTGCTTGTAGTTTATCTTGGAACAAGCTTACAGGTTCTTTCTCGTGTCTATTTCAGGTTTAATGCCAATTTGAATTTTCAAATCATACAGTGCAAGCCTTTATGTATTACCAAAAGAGAGAAAAGCCGGAACAGAAAATAGAGAGAGATGTCATCATACGTGTGAACAACACATCCTTCTCCTAGCTCGGTGTGTCCCGTGACATGACTCCCTGTGTGTAACCGACAAGAATCACCAATCCTCGCTGAAGCCCCCACGGTGCAAAATGGGCCTATTGAGACACCCTACAAAATAGTTCAGAGCACATAAAAAACACTGATTTTCTACCATACAACGCCGAACTAGAGAATGCATGCCAGCAGCCTGAAGATCCCAGAAAGCAGCATATTTCCACGGAAGCAGAAAGTAATTATGGGGATTGCATTTAGAAGGCAGAGGTAAACACGAGTCTCGCATGGGCCAGATCCACCAGCTCAGGCACAGCGGCTCATGGGTGGGATGGTCGGAGGGTAATACCGAAGTAAGTAATGCGTGCACCACTAGGAGTATCCATAAACTCACTCAGACATCCCCGAAGCAAAAGCTGCGAGAGATGGGAGGGAGCGATCGGTGCGTGTGCCGGTGTGTGTGCCGTGTGCGTGTATGGAGCGCAGGCGGGAGTCTTCACCTGGCCGATGGCGGCGTCGGGGTGGACGACGGCGGCAGGGTGGATGAAGCTCGTGGACGCGTCCCTCGCCGATCCCTCCGAGGCACCTGCGGGCCGCCGGGCATGGTAGGCAATCCCGCACGAGTGAGGGTGACGCTAATGGAGATTAGTTAGGATACGATGAGAAGAGGGGGAGAGCGCGCGTACTTGCTTGGAGATGGCGCGAGGCGATGAGGAGACGGGGAGAAAGGAGGAGGCCGGCGGttcgagaggcggcggcggcggcggccatggagggggaaagggggaggcgGACCGCTGTGAATGAGGTCAGCCAGGGTTACGGGTACCCGCTGCTCCGATGCTGCCTGTGTGCGTCTATCAGCATCAGCATTCCAGCGGTACAGCCGCAGCCGCACGCCCGCTGCCAAGACACACGCGGCAGTCCCGCGGCCTGCGCTTCGGCGACACCAGCCGATCTTGGCCGCAATTTACACATACCGTAGTTTGCTCAGGTTATGTACACAAGCTCCAAGATCATCTCGACCCAAAAAAACATAGCTACGATTTGACTGCCTACCCGGTTGGCTTTCCTTTCCTCCGAAGAAAGAAAAGGCGACTCGCCCACGTCTTAGTCGTGTGGGGTGCTAGATTTGAAGTTTGATGGCGTGTTCGGGCTTTCGCCCTTCGTTTAACATAATGGTTTCATTTTTGGCGAGTCATCTTAGAGGTCCGCAAAACTGCATACCAAcgatggagccgcatcgagctcgGGTATGGAGGTGATTCGTCATTTTTTTCTTTGATGGCTGTTGTGGTGGTGCCAGAGGCAGGTGACGAACGCCGGTGTCAAGCTCGGAGAATTGTCTAGTCTTGTGTTCGCACActaacacgtcacgtgtaccctcgacgccggggttgatacaccgcagctcacgtcgaaggagccTCACCGGAAGCGCGATTCGCAAGACAACCGGAGAgaacttttgaggacccgaaaccttacactcccgggagggaccccgtcggggagtgcggcggctatgggctgccctaggtcggtcatgtaggggaacatagcaataattcaaaattttcctacgtgtcaccaagatcaatctaggagatgctagcaacgagagagagggagtgcatcttcatacccttgaagatcgctaagcggaagcgttacaagaacgcggttgatggagtcgtactcgcggcgattcaaatcgcggaagatccgatctagcgccgaatggacggcgcctccgcgttcaacacacgtacagtccggggacgtctcctccttcttgatccagcaaggggagaggagaagttgagggaggactccggcagcacgacgcgtggtggtggagcttgtggtattcctgcagggcttcgccaagctctacggaggagaaggaagagttggaggagggaggggctgcgccaggaaaagggtgcggctgccctctatctccctcactatatatagggggaaggggtggaggaggcgccctagggttccctaggggaggggcggcggccacaggggaaaccctagatgggtttgggcgcccccacccctaggaaacttgccccccaagccgggagggatggctgccctaggggaggcgcccccacctctccaggttacgtgagaggggttgggaggggcgcacagccccttagtgggctggtgtgcccctccccttggcccataatgcccccaacgcttgtcggggcctctgaaacacctttcggtcacgctggtcgtcacccggtactcccagaacaattctgaactccaatacccttcatccaatatatcgatcttcacctccggaccattccagagttcctcgtcacgtccgggatctcatccgggactccgaacaaccttcggtaaccacatactatttcccataacaactctagcgtcaccgaaccttaagtgtgtagaccctacgggttcgagaaccatgca
Coding sequences within:
- the LOC123079143 gene encoding probable acyl-[acyl-carrier-protein]--UDP-N-acetylglucosamine O-acyltransferase, mitochondrial produces the protein MAAAAAASRTAGLLLSPRLLIASRHLQASASEGSARDASTSFIHPAAVVHPDAAIGQGVSIGPFCTVGASARIGDSCRLHTGSHVTGHTELGEGCVVHTGAILGADLPGRTIIGENNVIGNYAVVGVKCQDLKYKPGDECFLRIGNNNEIREYCSIHRSSKSCDCTVIGDNNLIMGSCHVAHDCKIGSNNIFANNTLFGGHVIVEDCTHTAGAVVVHQFCHIGSFSFLGGGSVVAQDVPRYTMVAGDRAELRGLNLEGLRRNGFSDQEVRSLRKAYRKVFMPASSSQSNFEDRLAELEREIELLESPSVSYMVESIRTSFDQGRRGICKFRSWNIS